A window from Drosophila subobscura isolate 14011-0131.10 chromosome O, UCBerk_Dsub_1.0, whole genome shotgun sequence encodes these proteins:
- the LOC117898617 gene encoding protein unc-13 homolog 4B isoform X4, whose amino-acid sequence MYVCISVSGVFTFTHFYLTLLQDGDDGFFEKFGSLLRQKSQLNENILKTPLSTSKEDIQTEEIDLIIETPNHAEYPSIDTFEEESDLQSDTNDINDAVFDSGTVMNVEDLYEEILFEIYNNIGCENNEGRIESLVGFVQDAFKIPNSTHLEICDVARRKEPPNVRLNIEIIKAENLLSKDSNGLSDPFVTLYLESKNSHRYNSSVKPATLNPIWEEHFSLPIAENPREEVLIVEVWDFDAAETVKEKVNKIMDVKGVKGLSKLMKEIAVTASSGKHDNELIGRAAITLKSIPVCGLTVWYNLEKGNKARSRGSILVNLTLSAEKNKSVAVQEHKNLLKLLLMYELETSQVAYFWWSGKFNSNAEIIRSQHAVQSGLTPVDCAISQWHAYSIIHETHKLNFSLFNSILDILTPVISYMQKDSEDLATYWDGVRRILPSCFAVIRKIRYKNVSDLNVTRAVSEVLDILGKVKVFEVPVTVDLFPTSVYGWIHRDNANKICNIDSAIIDAINTGTKEWLEHIVEGSKYSSDNETDEEKLQYIIKLIQMIRSDLQRAMEYFDKLFYHKIQLNYSAILYLLYDSKLTDICKSIVKDVCNNIKRLDVPDDQFEYLPKIDNLNMGTTLFELYLVLKRYVQLGESLCTDELEMSGFYQWFETGVTHWLDISIIKALNRIQKAIDLDQLVAVDETVKYSSSAVDTLSIFYQIKIFWQQLDWPEVEGSYTFIAKIVNDLCRCCIFYAQRMSQRVEKLTKLGDNNKMFILSEEWCLAINNMDYIRQSLPSFIKELGIDNVIQKLGEYRTNLEADRCSSTIHAVIENALDTERNQIVELIEIVAHKMAPPMKLYLAEGAEVLHKDSNSMDQLMMYLESSLDTLYNTLNEVNFGRILESIWSELSIILYDLIQSNLDKRRPPAYFKNLKETLQTMIYCFKMGNVETDVDILSTIKIRLDAYALETADLIHQYYMERLEYQKNQPLSPFGQLTIRAEFTDSSLLLTILNARNLLPMDSNGLVDSFTKASFMPTIRFNGVSPVKTTVHHKNCFPLYDQEFCIILNEQQMAAGDSLILFSVKDKDLFGMSSQYIGECYISFTDLRESEGEQIIMNLSRPEYTDSDTLRALEFRQGDKQAKDFIKKLKNKSYS is encoded by the exons atgtatgtttgtatatcgGTCAGTGGAGTGTTTACGTTTACTCATTTCTACTTGACTTT GTTACAGGATGGAGACGATgggttttttgaaaaattcgGCTCGCTTTTACGACAGAAATCTCAgttaaatgaaaacattttaaaaacaCCATTGTCGACTTCAAAAGAGGATATTCAAACAGAAGAAATCGATTTGATTATAGAGACACCTAATCATGCGGAATATCCCAGTATTGACACATTTGAGGAGGAAAGTGATTTACAAAGTGATACAAATGATATTAATGATGCAGTTTTTGATTCTGGAACTGTAATGAAT GTTGAAGATCTGTACGAGGAAATTCTATTtgaaatttataataatattgGATGCGAAAATAACGAAGGACGCATAGAAAGTCTAGTTGGATTTGTACAAGATGCCTTTAAAATACCGAACTCGACGCATTTGGAAATTTGCGATGTCGCCAGGCGgaaagagccaccaaatgttagACTTAACATTGAGATTATAAAGGCCGAGAATTTGCTGTCAAAGGATTCAAACGGCTTATCTGATCCGTTTGTTACATTGTACTTGGAATCGAAGAACTCACATCGCTACAACTCATCTGTTAAGCCCGCAACACTAAATCCAATATGGGAGGAGCACTTTTCATT acCAATAGCTGAAAATCCCCGTGAAGAAGTCTTAATAGTCGAAGTTTG ggACTTTGATGCTGCAGAAACGGTTAAGgaaaaagttaacaaaataATGGATGTGAAAGGTGTAAAAGGGCTTAGTAAATTAATGAAAGAAATAGCTGTTACCGCATCTTCAGGAAAACATGATAACGAGTTAATAGGACGAGCTGCAATTACACTCAAG tcTATTCCAGTTTGCGGACTAACAGTGTGGTATAATCtagaaaaaggaaacaaagcTCGAAGTCGAGGATCAATTTTGGTAAATCTCACCCTAAGCGCTGAAAAGAACAAAAGCGTGGCCGTGCAGGAGCATAAAAATTTACTAAAGCTTTTATTGATGTATGAGCTGGAAACCTCGCAAGTGGCGTATTTTTGGTGGAGTGGAAAATTTAACTCAAACGCTGAAATTATCCGATCCCAGCATGCCGTTCAAAGTGGATTGACTCCTGTTGATTGCGCCATTAGCCAATGGCACGCATATAGTATAATACATGAAACTCACAAACTGAATTTTTCACTATTTAATTCTATACTGGACATATTGACTCCAGTAATTAGCTATATGCAGAAGGATTCGGAAGATCTTGCTACATATTGGGATGGAGTAAGGCGTATACTTCCCTCTTGTTTTGCGGTGATACGAAAGATACGATATAAAAACGTCAGTGATCTGAACGTAACAAGAGCTGTAAGCGAGGTTCTAGATATTTtgggaaaagtaaaagtttttgaAGTTCCGGTGACAGTAGATCTTTTTCCAACGTCTGTGTATGGTTGGATTCATAGAGACAATGCTAATAAGATATGCAATATTGATTCTGCCATTATAGATGCCATTAATACCGGCACGAAAGAATGGCTGGAACATATTGTAGAGGGTAGCAAGTACTCATCAGATAATGAAACTGATGAAGAAAAACTGCAGTATATCATTAAACTTATTCAAATGATACGGTCTGACCTTCAGCGTGCAATGGAATATTTCGATAAACTTTTTTACCA caaaattcaattaaactaTTCCGCCATTCTTTATTTGTTATACGACTCAAAGCTAACTGATATCTGTAAATCAATTGTCAAAGACGTATGCAATAACATTAAAAGATTGGATGTGCCAGACGATCAATTCGAATATTTGCCGAAAATCGATAATTTGAATATGGGAACAACATTGTTTGAACTTTATTTGGTGCTCAAGCGATACGTCCAACTAG GAGAATCACTGTGTACCGACGAATTGGAAATGAGTGGATTTTATCAATGGTTTGAGACAGGTGTGACACACTGGCTAGACATTTCAATAATAAAGGCCCTCAATCGCATCCAGAAAGCAATAGATCTGGATCAGCTGGTTGCGGTTGACGAAACCGTAAAATACAGCTCTTCTGCCGTGGATActctttcaattttttatcaaattaaaatattttggcagCAACTTGATTGGCCAGAAGTTGAGGGCTCCTATACATTTATAGcgaaaattgtaaat GATCTATGTCGATGCTGCATTTTCTACGCTCAAAGAATGTCACAAAGAGTCGAAAAGTTAACTAAACTCGGGGATAATAACAAGATGTTCA TTCTGTCAGAAGAGTGGTGCCTAGCTATTAACAATATGGATTACATCCGTCAGAGCTTACCATCTTTCATAAAG GAACTTGGCATCGACAATGTCATCCAAAAACTGGGAGAATATCGCACAAATTTAGAGGCGGACAGATGCTCATCTACTATTCATGCTGTTATTGAAAATGCTTTAGACACCGAACGCAATCAAATTGTTGAGCtcattgaaattgttgcccATAAAATGGCACCCCCAATGAAACTCTATTTGGCCGAAGGTGCGGAAGTCCTTCATAAGGACTCAAATTCAATGGACCAGCTGATGATGTACTTAGAAAGTTCATTGGATACTCTCTACAACACACTTAACGAGGTTAACTTTGGAAGAATACTGGAGAGCATTTGGTCAGAGCTATCAATAATACTGTATGACCTAATTCAATCAAATCTTGAT aaaCGACGGCCACCAgcatatttcaaaaatttaaaGGAAACTCTTCAGACAAtgatttattgttttaaaatgGGTAACGTTGAAACGGACGTAGACATTTTGTCCACAATTAAAATTAGGTTGGACGCGTATGCCCTTGAAACGGCAGATCTTATTCATCAATATTATATGGAGCGATTGGAATATCAAAAAAATCAACCTTTATCACCCTTTGGTCAACTTACCATTAGGGCTGAGTTTACAGATTCAAGTTTATTA cTTACCATTTTAAATGCGCGCAATTTGCTTCCAATGGACTCAAATGGCTTGGTCGATTCATTTACTAAAGCTAGTTTCATGCCCACAATTCGATTCAATGGTGTATCACCAGTTAAGACTACTGTTCaccataaaaattgttttccactGTACGATCAGGAATTTTGTAT aATTTTGAATGAGCAGCAGATGGCCGCAGGAGATAGCTTGATTTTGTTCAGTGTAAAAGATAAGGATCTATTTGGCATGTCAAGTCAGTACATAGGAGAATGCTATATATCATTCACAGATCTCAGGGAATCTGAAGGAGAACAAATAATTATGAACTTGTCTCGCCCGGAGTATACAG attCCGATACACTACGTGCTCTGGAATTTAGACAAGGCGATAAACAGGCTAAGGACTTcataaaaaaattgaaaaacaaatcGTATTCCTAA
- the LOC117898617 gene encoding protein unc-13 homolog 4B isoform X5: MSSLTFPREWKEKKQMRKIASTQSLKDPHEKRMCILNRNGSISSQHLRGVHKHLLDSHAKAVCHSMTVEDLYEEILFEIYNNIGCENNEGRIESLVGFVQDAFKIPNSTHLEICDVARRKEPPNVRLNIEIIKAENLLSKDSNGLSDPFVTLYLESKNSHRYNSSVKPATLNPIWEEHFSLPIAENPREEVLIVEVWDFDAAETVKEKVNKIMDVKGVKGLSKLMKEIAVTASSGKHDNELIGRAAITLKSIPVCGLTVWYNLEKGNKARSRGSILVNLTLSAEKNKSVAVQEHKNLLKLLLMYELETSQVAYFWWSGKFNSNAEIIRSQHAVQSGLTPVDCAISQWHAYSIIHETHKLNFSLFNSILDILTPVISYMQKDSEDLATYWDGVRRILPSCFAVIRKIRYKNVSDLNVTRAVSEVLDILGKVKVFEVPVTVDLFPTSVYGWIHRDNANKICNIDSAIIDAINTGTKEWLEHIVEGSKYSSDNETDEEKLQYIIKLIQMIRSDLQRAMEYFDKLFYHKIQLNYSAILYLLYDSKLTDICKSIVKDVCNNIKRLDVPDDQFEYLPKIDNLNMGTTLFELYLVLKRYVQLGESLCTDELEMSGFYQWFETGVTHWLDISIIKALNRIQKAIDLDQLVAVDETVKYSSSAVDTLSIFYQIKIFWQQLDWPEVEGSYTFIAKIVNDLCRCCIFYAQRMSQRVEKLTKLGDNNKMFILSEEWCLAINNMDYIRQSLPSFIKELGIDNVIQKLGEYRTNLEADRCSSTIHAVIENALDTERNQIVELIEIVAHKMAPPMKLYLAEGAEVLHKDSNSMDQLMMYLESSLDTLYNTLNEVNFGRILESIWSELSIILYDLIQSNLDKRRPPAYFKNLKETLQTMIYCFKMGNVETDVDILSTIKIRLDAYALETADLIHQYYMERLEYQKNQPLSPFGQLTIRAEFTDSSLLLTILNARNLLPMDSNGLVDSFTKASFMPTIRFNGVSPVKTTVHHKNCFPLYDQEFCIILNEQQMAAGDSLILFSVKDKDLFGMSSQYIGECYISFTDLRESEGEQIIMNLSRPEYTDSDTLRALEFRQGDKQAKDFIKKLKNKSYS, encoded by the exons ATGAGTTCTTTAACGTTTCCACGTGAAtggaaagagaagaaacaaatgagaaaaatTGCATCAACGCAATCATTGAAAGACCCACATGAAAAACGAATGTGCATTTTGAATAGAAATGGCAGCATATCAAGTCAGCACTTGCGGGGCGTGCACAAGCATTTACTTGATTCTCATGCGAAGGCTGTTTGCCACTCAATGACT GTTGAAGATCTGTACGAGGAAATTCTATTtgaaatttataataatattgGATGCGAAAATAACGAAGGACGCATAGAAAGTCTAGTTGGATTTGTACAAGATGCCTTTAAAATACCGAACTCGACGCATTTGGAAATTTGCGATGTCGCCAGGCGgaaagagccaccaaatgttagACTTAACATTGAGATTATAAAGGCCGAGAATTTGCTGTCAAAGGATTCAAACGGCTTATCTGATCCGTTTGTTACATTGTACTTGGAATCGAAGAACTCACATCGCTACAACTCATCTGTTAAGCCCGCAACACTAAATCCAATATGGGAGGAGCACTTTTCATT acCAATAGCTGAAAATCCCCGTGAAGAAGTCTTAATAGTCGAAGTTTG ggACTTTGATGCTGCAGAAACGGTTAAGgaaaaagttaacaaaataATGGATGTGAAAGGTGTAAAAGGGCTTAGTAAATTAATGAAAGAAATAGCTGTTACCGCATCTTCAGGAAAACATGATAACGAGTTAATAGGACGAGCTGCAATTACACTCAAG tcTATTCCAGTTTGCGGACTAACAGTGTGGTATAATCtagaaaaaggaaacaaagcTCGAAGTCGAGGATCAATTTTGGTAAATCTCACCCTAAGCGCTGAAAAGAACAAAAGCGTGGCCGTGCAGGAGCATAAAAATTTACTAAAGCTTTTATTGATGTATGAGCTGGAAACCTCGCAAGTGGCGTATTTTTGGTGGAGTGGAAAATTTAACTCAAACGCTGAAATTATCCGATCCCAGCATGCCGTTCAAAGTGGATTGACTCCTGTTGATTGCGCCATTAGCCAATGGCACGCATATAGTATAATACATGAAACTCACAAACTGAATTTTTCACTATTTAATTCTATACTGGACATATTGACTCCAGTAATTAGCTATATGCAGAAGGATTCGGAAGATCTTGCTACATATTGGGATGGAGTAAGGCGTATACTTCCCTCTTGTTTTGCGGTGATACGAAAGATACGATATAAAAACGTCAGTGATCTGAACGTAACAAGAGCTGTAAGCGAGGTTCTAGATATTTtgggaaaagtaaaagtttttgaAGTTCCGGTGACAGTAGATCTTTTTCCAACGTCTGTGTATGGTTGGATTCATAGAGACAATGCTAATAAGATATGCAATATTGATTCTGCCATTATAGATGCCATTAATACCGGCACGAAAGAATGGCTGGAACATATTGTAGAGGGTAGCAAGTACTCATCAGATAATGAAACTGATGAAGAAAAACTGCAGTATATCATTAAACTTATTCAAATGATACGGTCTGACCTTCAGCGTGCAATGGAATATTTCGATAAACTTTTTTACCA caaaattcaattaaactaTTCCGCCATTCTTTATTTGTTATACGACTCAAAGCTAACTGATATCTGTAAATCAATTGTCAAAGACGTATGCAATAACATTAAAAGATTGGATGTGCCAGACGATCAATTCGAATATTTGCCGAAAATCGATAATTTGAATATGGGAACAACATTGTTTGAACTTTATTTGGTGCTCAAGCGATACGTCCAACTAG GAGAATCACTGTGTACCGACGAATTGGAAATGAGTGGATTTTATCAATGGTTTGAGACAGGTGTGACACACTGGCTAGACATTTCAATAATAAAGGCCCTCAATCGCATCCAGAAAGCAATAGATCTGGATCAGCTGGTTGCGGTTGACGAAACCGTAAAATACAGCTCTTCTGCCGTGGATActctttcaattttttatcaaattaaaatattttggcagCAACTTGATTGGCCAGAAGTTGAGGGCTCCTATACATTTATAGcgaaaattgtaaat GATCTATGTCGATGCTGCATTTTCTACGCTCAAAGAATGTCACAAAGAGTCGAAAAGTTAACTAAACTCGGGGATAATAACAAGATGTTCA TTCTGTCAGAAGAGTGGTGCCTAGCTATTAACAATATGGATTACATCCGTCAGAGCTTACCATCTTTCATAAAG GAACTTGGCATCGACAATGTCATCCAAAAACTGGGAGAATATCGCACAAATTTAGAGGCGGACAGATGCTCATCTACTATTCATGCTGTTATTGAAAATGCTTTAGACACCGAACGCAATCAAATTGTTGAGCtcattgaaattgttgcccATAAAATGGCACCCCCAATGAAACTCTATTTGGCCGAAGGTGCGGAAGTCCTTCATAAGGACTCAAATTCAATGGACCAGCTGATGATGTACTTAGAAAGTTCATTGGATACTCTCTACAACACACTTAACGAGGTTAACTTTGGAAGAATACTGGAGAGCATTTGGTCAGAGCTATCAATAATACTGTATGACCTAATTCAATCAAATCTTGAT aaaCGACGGCCACCAgcatatttcaaaaatttaaaGGAAACTCTTCAGACAAtgatttattgttttaaaatgGGTAACGTTGAAACGGACGTAGACATTTTGTCCACAATTAAAATTAGGTTGGACGCGTATGCCCTTGAAACGGCAGATCTTATTCATCAATATTATATGGAGCGATTGGAATATCAAAAAAATCAACCTTTATCACCCTTTGGTCAACTTACCATTAGGGCTGAGTTTACAGATTCAAGTTTATTA cTTACCATTTTAAATGCGCGCAATTTGCTTCCAATGGACTCAAATGGCTTGGTCGATTCATTTACTAAAGCTAGTTTCATGCCCACAATTCGATTCAATGGTGTATCACCAGTTAAGACTACTGTTCaccataaaaattgttttccactGTACGATCAGGAATTTTGTAT aATTTTGAATGAGCAGCAGATGGCCGCAGGAGATAGCTTGATTTTGTTCAGTGTAAAAGATAAGGATCTATTTGGCATGTCAAGTCAGTACATAGGAGAATGCTATATATCATTCACAGATCTCAGGGAATCTGAAGGAGAACAAATAATTATGAACTTGTCTCGCCCGGAGTATACAG attCCGATACACTACGTGCTCTGGAATTTAGACAAGGCGATAAACAGGCTAAGGACTTcataaaaaaattgaaaaacaaatcGTATTCCTAA